The Dasypus novemcinctus isolate mDasNov1 chromosome 12, mDasNov1.1.hap2, whole genome shotgun sequence genome includes a window with the following:
- the LOC101441017 gene encoding olfactory receptor 6C2-like, translating into MRNHSTITTFILLGLTDDPQLQIFLSVFLFLTYTFTVAGNLIIILLTLVDSHLKTPMYFFLRNFSILEIIFTTVCVPRFLYTLTTGDKIVTYNACAIQLFFVILIGATEFFLLTAMSYDRYVAICKPLHYTTIMSDRVCTTLVLCCWMTGLMVILPPLSLGLQLDFCNSNLIDHFGCDAAPLLKIACSDTEFIEQLVLIMAVLTLIVTLVCVILSYTYIIKTILRLPSAQQRKKAFSTCSSHMIVVSITYGSCIFIYIKPQKEGVAINKVVSLLNTSVIPLMNPFIYTLRNKQVKQAFKEAIKKIAFLSKN; encoded by the coding sequence ATGAGAAATCATTCTACAATAACAACCTTCATCTTGCTAGGACTAACAGATGATCCACAACTGCAAATTTTTCTGTCAGTATTTCTGTTTCTCACCTACACGTTCACTGTTGCTGGAAATTTAATCATTATTCTCCTCACACTGGTGGACTCTCACCTTAAAACACCTATGTACTTTTTCCTTCGGAATTTCTCCATCTTAGAAATAATATTTACCACTGTCTGTGTTCCTAGATTCCTGTATACCCTGACAACTGGGGACAAAATTGTTACCTATAATGCTTGTGCCATTCAATTATTTTTTGTCATCCTCATTGGAGCAACAGAATTCTTTCTTCTAACGGCCATGTCCTACGACCGCTACGTGGCCATCTGCAAGCCCCTGCACTACACCACCATCATGAGCGACAGGGTGTGCACCACGCTTGTCCTCTGCTGTTGGATGACTGGGTTAATGGTCATTCTCCCACCTCTTAGCCTGGGACTTCAGCTGGATTTCTGTAACTCCAATCTCATTGACCATTTTGGCTGTGATGCTGCTCCTCTTCTGAAGATCGCATGTTCAGACACGGAATTCATAGAACAACTTGTTTTAATCATGGCGGTGCTGACCCTCATAGTCACACTTGTGTGTGTGATTTTGTCCTACACATACATCATCAAGACCATTTTAAGACTTCCTTCTGCTCAACAAAGGAAAAAGGCTTTCTCCACCTGTTCTTCCCACATGATTGTAGTTTCCATCACCTATGGGAGTTGCATCTTCATCTATATCAAACCACAAAAGGAAGGGGTGGCCATTAATAAGGTGGTATCATTGCTTAACACCTCAGTTATCCCTCTGATGAACCCCTTCATTTATACTCTAAGAAATAAGCAAGTCAAACAAGCCTTCAAGGAGGCAATAAAAAAGATTGCATTTCTCTCAAAGaattaa